A genomic window from Oceanobacillus timonensis includes:
- a CDS encoding MerR family transcriptional regulator, with the protein MTYSIGEVAKKLDLTIPTLRYYDKEGLIPFVERTDNGTRVFKDSDIELLHVIQCLKSSGMSIKDIKTFIEWCSIGDATLQQRYDLFIEQKAVVEKQMEELKNTMALINHKCHYYKVALEAGTENVHKDNKIGNTVFDS; encoded by the coding sequence ATGACTTATTCTATTGGAGAAGTAGCTAAAAAATTAGATCTGACTATCCCCACCTTACGTTATTATGATAAAGAAGGGCTCATTCCTTTTGTCGAACGCACCGATAATGGAACCCGTGTATTTAAAGATTCTGATATAGAGTTACTGCATGTTATTCAATGCCTGAAATCCAGCGGTATGTCTATCAAAGATATCAAGACCTTTATTGAATGGTGTTCTATAGGAGACGCTACCTTGCAACAAAGATACGATTTATTTATCGAGCAAAAAGCAGTTGTAGAAAAACAAATGGAAGAATTAAAAAATACAATGGCTCTCATCAATCATAAATGTCATTATTACAAAGTAGCGCTGGAAGCAGGAACGGAAAATGTGCATAAGGACAATAAAATAGGAAATACCGTATTCGATTCGTGA
- a CDS encoding penicillin-binding protein 2, whose amino-acid sequence MKDKKENNKKRALLPVRMNILFFVIFLLFSALVLQLGVVQILNGESYQEEIQRTNLDTTSVPVPRGKIFDTNGELIADNEALYSITYTPSNDVQAEDRLEVAEALAKYIDMSDDQYIDRITERDRREYYLLLHEEEIEERLESVDTEEMENSEVYDATLELITDEEIADFTDEELELIAIKKELDSAYALTPQVVKNEDVTAEEYAAVAENLDELPGINATTEWDRVYPNGDTLTSILGNVSSQEEGIPAEDMSAYLTKGYSRNDRVGRSGLEEQYEDFLRGRKEEIQYTTRQNGSIIDSETIVDGERGKDLVLTTDLEFQQEVDDILLDEFQSMKASNSYENRFATNAYAVVMNPQTGELLAVSGVEYDDENDEYNDAGLGALNNAHEPGSSIKGATILTGYDSGAISPGDTFRDAPMNLAGAEAKSSVQDMGTVNDLTALERSSNVYMFYVALRLGGDNRHPMPQNANIDLNMGETLQTLQNYFNQFGLGSTTGVDYPNESTGLRGQTPEDPGTLLDFAIGQYDTYTALQLAQYVSTIANDGYRVQPHFLKEARDPVASMEELGPLYYTTNTTTMNRIEMTNDEISRVQDGFRLSYQGSQGTGNDYFDDKSYNPAGKTGTAESAEFVDGERFDLNNLSLVGYAPFDDPEVAFAVIVPHVGIGEGNEVNLKVGERVLDSYFDIKEEQDEEAEDSDGDSDNEEEE is encoded by the coding sequence GTGAAAGACAAAAAGGAGAATAATAAAAAACGTGCCTTGCTTCCAGTTCGTATGAATATCCTCTTCTTTGTCATCTTCCTTTTATTTTCTGCACTCGTACTTCAGTTAGGTGTTGTTCAGATTTTAAATGGAGAGTCTTACCAAGAAGAAATTCAGAGGACAAATTTAGATACGACGAGCGTGCCAGTGCCCCGAGGGAAAATTTTTGATACCAATGGAGAACTTATTGCAGATAATGAAGCGTTGTATTCTATTACGTATACGCCTTCGAATGACGTTCAAGCAGAGGACCGTCTAGAGGTAGCCGAAGCGTTAGCGAAATATATTGATATGAGTGATGATCAATATATTGATCGAATTACAGAAAGAGATAGAAGAGAATATTATTTATTGCTTCATGAGGAAGAAATAGAAGAGCGGTTAGAATCAGTGGATACAGAAGAAATGGAAAATTCCGAAGTATATGATGCTACGCTGGAATTAATTACAGATGAAGAAATTGCCGATTTTACAGATGAAGAGTTAGAACTTATCGCGATAAAAAAAGAGTTGGATAGTGCGTACGCACTTACTCCACAGGTTGTGAAAAATGAAGATGTCACAGCAGAGGAATATGCTGCTGTAGCTGAAAATTTAGATGAATTGCCTGGTATCAATGCCACCACAGAGTGGGATCGTGTTTACCCAAATGGAGATACATTAACTAGTATTTTAGGCAATGTTTCCAGTCAGGAAGAAGGTATTCCTGCTGAAGATATGAGTGCTTACTTGACAAAGGGATACAGCAGGAATGATCGTGTTGGCAGGAGTGGACTGGAAGAGCAATATGAAGACTTTCTGCGTGGACGCAAGGAAGAAATTCAATATACGACACGCCAGAACGGATCGATTATTGATTCGGAGACGATCGTTGATGGAGAACGAGGAAAAGATTTAGTATTAACGACAGATTTAGAGTTTCAGCAAGAGGTTGATGACATTTTATTAGATGAATTTCAATCGATGAAAGCAAGCAATTCTTATGAAAATCGGTTTGCTACAAATGCTTATGCTGTAGTAATGAACCCACAAACCGGAGAATTGTTAGCCGTTTCTGGAGTAGAATATGATGACGAGAATGATGAATATAATGATGCCGGATTAGGGGCCCTGAATAATGCGCATGAACCAGGATCCAGTATTAAAGGGGCGACAATCCTGACAGGCTATGATTCAGGTGCTATATCTCCGGGAGACACATTTAGGGATGCACCGATGAATTTAGCAGGAGCGGAGGCGAAAAGCTCGGTTCAAGATATGGGGACAGTAAATGATTTAACAGCGCTGGAAAGGTCGTCCAATGTTTATATGTTCTATGTTGCCTTGCGCCTGGGCGGTGACAATCGGCATCCGATGCCTCAAAATGCCAATATAGATTTAAATATGGGAGAAACCCTGCAAACCCTGCAAAATTATTTCAATCAATTTGGACTGGGCTCCACAACAGGGGTTGATTATCCAAATGAAAGTACCGGATTAAGAGGACAAACACCAGAAGATCCAGGTACACTCCTTGACTTTGCTATCGGGCAGTATGATACATACACAGCCTTACAGCTGGCTCAATATGTATCAACCATCGCCAATGACGGCTATCGTGTTCAGCCTCATTTCTTAAAGGAAGCCCGTGATCCAGTTGCCTCTATGGAAGAGCTTGGGCCATTGTATTATACAACCAACACAACGACGATGAATCGGATAGAAATGACGAATGATGAAATCAGCCGTGTTCAGGACGGTTTTCGTCTTTCCTACCAAGGATCACAAGGAACCGGAAATGATTATTTCGATGATAAATCATATAACCCGGCCGGAAAAACAGGGACAGCGGAGTCTGCTGAATTTGTTGATGGCGAACGTTTTGACCTTAATAATTTGTCATTAGTTGGCTATGCGCCGTTTGATGATCCAGAAGTTGCTTTTGCTGTTATTGTCCCGCATGTCGGAATTGGGGAAGGGAATGAAGTGAATCTAAAAGTTGGGGAACGTGTTTTAGATTCCTACTTTGACATAAAAGAAGAACAGGATGAAGAGGCAGAGGATTCTGATGGTGATAGTGATAATGAAGAGGAAGAATAA
- a CDS encoding aldo/keto reductase codes for MPMEGYGVFQVSPEETERCVSDALKVGYRSIDTAAAYGNEEAVGKAIKNSGIPREELFITTKLWVQDQGYENTKKAVETSLENLGLDYLDLYLIHQPFGDYYGSWRAMEELYKEGKIKAIGLSNFEPARLVDLILNNEIVPAVNQIEVHPFLQQNEAKAVMEEYGVHMEAWGPLSEGGNNIFDNDVLTEIAEKHQKTVAQVILRWHLERGVIIIPKSVREERMRENLDIFNFSLDSQDMEKISALGLGKSNIIDHHDIETVKTLNTMKIHD; via the coding sequence ATGCCTATGGAAGGATACGGGGTATTTCAAGTATCACCGGAGGAAACCGAACGTTGTGTTTCAGATGCGTTAAAGGTCGGTTACCGCAGCATTGATACTGCTGCCGCTTATGGCAATGAAGAAGCGGTTGGTAAAGCAATCAAAAATAGCGGTATACCTCGGGAAGAATTATTTATTACGACGAAGCTATGGGTTCAAGATCAAGGATATGAAAACACAAAAAAAGCGGTGGAAACCTCTTTAGAAAATTTAGGATTGGATTATTTAGATTTATACCTGATCCATCAGCCATTTGGCGATTACTATGGTTCATGGCGTGCCATGGAAGAATTATATAAAGAAGGAAAAATCAAAGCAATTGGATTATCCAACTTCGAGCCAGCCCGACTCGTTGATCTTATCTTGAATAACGAAATTGTTCCTGCTGTGAACCAAATTGAAGTACACCCATTTCTACAACAAAATGAGGCAAAAGCGGTGATGGAAGAATATGGCGTTCATATGGAAGCCTGGGGGCCTCTTTCAGAAGGCGGAAACAATATTTTTGACAATGACGTATTAACTGAAATTGCTGAAAAACATCAAAAAACTGTTGCACAAGTTATTTTAAGATGGCATTTGGAGCGCGGTGTCATTATTATTCCTAAATCTGTTCGGGAAGAACGTATGCGGGAAAATCTAGATATTTTTAATTTTTCATTGGATTCTCAAGATATGGAGAAAATTTCCGCTTTGGGTTTAGGAAAAAGCAATATCATTGATCATCATGATATAGAAACAGTTAAAACGTTGAATACGATGAAAATTCATGATTAA
- the rpsN gene encoding 30S ribosomal protein S14 — protein MAKKSKIAKEKQRQQMVAQYAELRRELKAKGDYEALRKLPRDSSPTRLKSRCEVTGRPRGYIRKFGMSRIALREYAHKGQVPGVKKASW, from the coding sequence ATGGCTAAAAAGTCTAAAATTGCAAAAGAGAAACAACGCCAGCAAATGGTTGCACAATATGCAGAATTAAGAAGAGAGTTAAAAGCAAAAGGGGATTATGAAGCGCTTCGTAAACTGCCTCGGGATTCTTCACCGACGCGTTTGAAAAGCCGTTGTGAGGTAACAGGAAGACCACGCGGTTATATACGTAAATTCGGTATGTCCCGTATTGCTTTGAGAGAATATGCGCATAAAGGGCAAGTGCCGGGCGTGAAAAAAGCCAGCTGGTAA
- a CDS encoding CobW family GTP-binding protein — MSQESPIPVTILTGFLGAGKTTLLNKLLHDMPDEKAAVIINEFGDTSIDSQLVIRTKEEIVEINSGCICCNVRGDLISLLTDLMKQEEKVDRIIIETTGMANPAPVIQTFLMDEQMADTFEIDSVITMVDAKHIEQHLQEEEPEQQIAFADILLVNKTDLITEDERKKLEEQLTHMNPNAKQFYTTYGIVDTKELIGKKSFDLKYALNIDPELLTETHHHHHNHHVTSFVFQDERPLDLDKVNKWFAYLVRIKGESLYRYKGVLSIKQMKQKVVFQGVHMLFAGTEGDVWTKDEKRKSEVVIIGKHLDHQELEKGFQYCLA; from the coding sequence TTGTCACAAGAAAGCCCCATTCCAGTAACGATTCTAACTGGTTTCTTAGGTGCCGGCAAAACGACATTGTTAAATAAACTGCTGCATGATATGCCAGATGAGAAAGCGGCTGTGATCATTAATGAATTTGGTGATACATCGATTGATAGTCAGCTGGTGATACGAACAAAAGAAGAAATCGTTGAAATTAACAGCGGCTGTATTTGCTGTAATGTGCGTGGTGATTTGATCAGCTTGTTAACTGATTTAATGAAGCAGGAAGAAAAAGTGGATCGCATTATCATTGAAACAACAGGCATGGCGAATCCAGCCCCAGTTATTCAAACGTTTTTGATGGACGAGCAGATGGCTGATACCTTTGAAATCGACAGTGTAATCACGATGGTTGATGCCAAGCATATCGAGCAGCATCTGCAGGAAGAGGAGCCGGAGCAGCAGATTGCATTTGCCGATATTTTGCTCGTGAACAAGACCGATTTGATTACAGAAGATGAAAGAAAGAAGCTGGAAGAACAGTTAACGCATATGAATCCAAATGCCAAGCAGTTTTATACGACGTATGGAATCGTAGACACGAAAGAATTAATCGGAAAAAAATCGTTTGATTTAAAGTATGCTTTAAACATTGACCCTGAGCTGTTAACAGAAACGCATCACCATCATCATAATCATCACGTGACATCCTTTGTATTTCAAGATGAACGCCCGCTTGATTTGGACAAAGTGAATAAATGGTTTGCTTACTTAGTTCGTATCAAAGGAGAAAGTCTCTACCGTTACAAGGGAGTTCTTTCCATTAAACAAATGAAGCAAAAAGTGGTGTTTCAAGGAGTGCATATGCTCTTTGCAGGTACGGAAGGCGATGTATGGACAAAGGATGAAAAACGCAAAAGCGAGGTTGTTATTATTGGGAAGCATCTTGACCATCAAGAGTTGGAAAAAGGCTTTCAATATTGCCTTGCTTAA
- a CDS encoding nucleoside recognition domain-containing protein — MLEQAQASSLTQEEVVLIGSESVGKSGLFRALTGEKSAIARNVKGSTIAALKASCQLHPDVHLTDLPGLQFDMDSQNTQLTLDHFQDEKTILLVVKATNLKEELTELQAELNLKGKRIAVVATHRDKYLPPLSEQNRIKELVQVPVVWVNTRKMDEQNQEAVIEGIKQAQVWGASKSILSFLPDAGATANQLIPVFRMPIAGPILACFFILGMFAVPVMGAYLFVSWLEPIADQYVLDPIAGWINQAPSFLAEVLTGDYGLITLGSYSFLWAFPVVLLISVMTSLTEETGIQEHVTRALDPWLRKIGLTGRDLLPVITGFGCNVVAVFQSRGCSSCTRTNCVSLIAFGSACSYQIGATLSIFSAAHAPLLFIPYLFILFIVGAIHTRIWNRNEADNLTRIAPLPYIQKINWQAFAWKVASSIKQFLLQAMPIFLIICLAASVLQAMNILSLLHWLAMPIIYLFSLPVDAAPGLIFSFIRKDGLLILNEGQGSLLMEMSLSQIFILVYLASTLSACLVTLFTIGKELGWRTSLSIGGKQMLTSIVSAAIVAGGLHFIF, encoded by the coding sequence ATGCTAGAGCAGGCTCAAGCCTCTTCCCTTACACAGGAAGAGGTGGTGCTGATTGGCAGTGAATCCGTTGGGAAGTCGGGTTTGTTTCGTGCGCTGACGGGTGAGAAAAGTGCTATTGCCAGGAATGTAAAAGGGTCGACGATTGCTGCTTTGAAAGCTTCCTGTCAATTACATCCCGATGTCCATCTAACAGATCTTCCCGGGCTGCAATTTGATATGGACAGCCAGAATACACAGCTTACCCTGGACCATTTTCAGGATGAAAAAACGATTTTATTAGTTGTGAAAGCCACTAATTTAAAGGAAGAATTGACCGAGCTGCAAGCAGAACTAAATTTGAAAGGCAAAAGGATTGCAGTTGTTGCAACACATCGGGACAAGTATTTACCACCTCTGTCTGAACAAAATCGGATAAAGGAATTAGTACAGGTTCCGGTTGTTTGGGTAAATACAAGAAAAATGGATGAGCAGAATCAGGAGGCGGTGATTGAGGGCATAAAGCAGGCGCAAGTTTGGGGAGCTTCTAAAAGCATTCTAAGCTTTCTTCCCGATGCGGGTGCTACGGCTAATCAATTAATTCCGGTATTTCGTATGCCGATTGCCGGACCAATCCTGGCTTGCTTCTTTATTTTAGGAATGTTTGCTGTCCCTGTCATGGGTGCTTATTTATTTGTCAGTTGGTTGGAGCCGATAGCTGATCAATATGTTCTTGATCCGATTGCAGGCTGGATCAATCAGGCGCCTTCTTTTTTGGCGGAGGTATTAACAGGTGATTACGGCTTGATTACGCTAGGTTCTTATTCCTTTCTGTGGGCTTTTCCTGTTGTGCTGCTGATCAGTGTGATGACAAGCCTTACTGAGGAGACAGGTATACAGGAGCATGTCACACGTGCACTGGATCCATGGCTTCGTAAAATTGGTTTGACGGGAAGGGACCTGCTTCCGGTTATCACGGGGTTCGGATGTAATGTTGTGGCGGTTTTTCAAAGCCGAGGCTGCAGCAGCTGCACCCGCACGAACTGTGTTTCACTGATTGCATTTGGCTCGGCATGCAGTTATCAAATCGGAGCAACACTGTCTATCTTTAGTGCAGCACATGCCCCGCTGTTATTTATTCCATATCTATTTATCTTATTTATCGTTGGAGCAATCCACACAAGAATTTGGAATCGGAATGAGGCAGATAATCTAACACGTATTGCTCCGCTTCCTTATATTCAAAAAATAAACTGGCAGGCATTTGCATGGAAGGTTGCCAGTTCGATTAAACAATTTTTACTGCAGGCAATGCCGATATTTTTAATAATATGTCTGGCGGCATCTGTGCTCCAGGCTATGAATATATTATCTCTACTCCATTGGCTTGCGATGCCGATAATCTATTTATTTTCCTTACCTGTAGATGCGGCGCCGGGGCTGATATTTTCTTTCATTCGGAAAGATGGCCTGCTTATCTTAAATGAAGGGCAGGGCAGCTTATTAATGGAGATGTCGCTGAGCCAGATTTTTATTCTTGTCTATCTGGCATCGACACTCTCCGCCTGTCTGGTGACATTATTTACAATTGGGAAGGAACTGGGCTGGAGGACTTCCCTGTCTATTGGCGGAAAGCAAATGCTGACCAGTATTGTCAGCGCAGCAATTGTTGCTGGAGGATTACATTTCATATTTTAA
- a CDS encoding GTP-binding protein: MKKIPVTVLSGYLGSGKTTLLNHVLHNREGLKVAVIVNDMSEVNIDSELVQSQGGFSRTEEKLVEMSNGCICCTLREDLLVEVEKLVKQGEFDHILIESSGISEPIPVAQTFSYIDETMDIDLTQYCRLDTMVTVVDANRFWHDFGSGDSLLDRKQAVSDVDERNIADLLIDQIEFCNVLILNKTDLVKAEDLDKLEQVIRTLQPEAKIIRTQHCQVDLQEIVHTNLFDFEKASDSAGWLQELNAGVENHTPETEEYGISSFVYRSRLPFHTERLVSWYQDLPREIIRMKGVVWCATHNDLALLLSQAGPSVEVEPLAYWVDSLPKAQQREIFENNPEIRELWDPQFGDRHTKLVFIGMDLDKEQITEDLERCLLSETEMDEDWSAFRNPFPWQLSGSAKA, translated from the coding sequence ATGAAGAAGATTCCTGTTACGGTATTAAGCGGGTATTTAGGTTCTGGAAAAACAACGTTATTAAATCATGTCTTACATAACCGGGAAGGGTTAAAGGTGGCGGTCATCGTCAATGACATGAGTGAAGTCAATATTGATAGTGAGCTGGTCCAATCCCAAGGCGGATTTTCACGGACAGAGGAAAAGCTGGTTGAAATGTCTAATGGCTGCATCTGCTGCACACTGCGGGAGGATTTATTAGTAGAGGTGGAAAAACTGGTGAAGCAAGGAGAGTTTGATCATATATTGATTGAATCTTCCGGGATTAGTGAACCGATTCCGGTAGCCCAAACCTTCTCTTATATTGATGAAACGATGGATATTGATTTAACCCAATATTGCCGATTGGATACCATGGTTACCGTTGTTGATGCGAACCGCTTCTGGCATGATTTCGGTTCAGGCGATTCGCTTCTTGACCGGAAACAGGCGGTCAGTGATGTAGATGAACGAAATATTGCTGATTTATTAATTGATCAAATTGAATTCTGTAATGTGCTTATTCTCAATAAAACAGATTTAGTCAAAGCAGAAGATTTAGATAAGCTGGAGCAGGTGATTCGTACCTTACAACCGGAAGCAAAAATCATCCGTACCCAGCATTGTCAGGTCGATTTACAGGAAATTGTCCATACGAATTTATTTGATTTTGAGAAGGCGAGCGACTCAGCCGGCTGGTTGCAGGAATTAAATGCGGGCGTCGAAAATCATACGCCGGAAACGGAAGAATACGGGATCAGTTCCTTTGTATACCGGTCCAGATTGCCATTTCATACGGAACGGCTGGTAAGCTGGTATCAGGATTTGCCAAGAGAAATTATCCGCATGAAAGGCGTTGTCTGGTGTGCGACACATAATGATCTAGCCTTATTGCTATCGCAGGCAGGGCCTTCTGTTGAGGTGGAGCCTTTAGCCTATTGGGTCGATTCGCTGCCAAAAGCCCAGCAAAGGGAAATATTCGAGAATAATCCAGAAATCAGAGAGCTGTGGGATCCGCAATTCGGAGACCGCCATACGAAGCTGGTATTCATCGGCATGGACTTGGATAAGGAACAGATAACCGAGGATTTAGAACGCTGCCTGTTGAGTGAAACAGAAATGGATGAGGACTGGTCCGCGTTTAGAAATCCATTTCCGTGGCAGCTATCCGGGAGTGCGAAGGCATGA
- the dcd gene encoding dCTP deaminase, with product MILSGQTIKQHVDDKLLMITPFQELSVQPASIDLRLGKDFLVVDDLSTPYLSVDQPADYRKIKIAEQETITIPPQSFLLGTTLEQIGLPEQLTAFVEGRSSIGRLGVFIQNASWIDPGFSGQITLELFNANRVPVQLQAGMRVCQLVIAKVDQKTEGYSGKYLYQQGTTPSRVYLDKERT from the coding sequence ATGATTTTATCCGGACAAACGATAAAACAGCATGTTGATGATAAGCTGTTAATGATTACTCCTTTTCAGGAATTAAGTGTCCAGCCTGCTTCGATTGATTTGCGGTTGGGAAAAGATTTTTTAGTTGTTGATGACTTGTCCACGCCCTATTTATCGGTTGATCAACCAGCAGATTATCGGAAAATCAAGATAGCAGAGCAAGAGACCATCACGATTCCGCCGCAAAGCTTTCTATTGGGAACGACATTGGAGCAAATTGGTCTCCCAGAACAGTTAACTGCCTTTGTGGAAGGAAGAAGCTCGATTGGACGACTCGGTGTTTTTATTCAAAATGCGAGCTGGATCGATCCGGGATTTTCTGGACAAATTACACTGGAATTGTTTAATGCGAATCGCGTGCCTGTTCAGCTGCAGGCCGGAATGCGAGTTTGCCAGCTTGTTATTGCCAAGGTGGATCAGAAAACGGAAGGGTATAGTGGAAAGTACTTGTATCAGCAAGGGACGACACCGAGCCGAGTTTATTTGGACAAGGAAAGAACGTGA
- a CDS encoding GTP-binding protein, with protein MSKKIPVTVLSGFLGAGKTTLLNHLLQNQQGLKIAVIVNDMSEINVDAKLVKEGGFIRTEENMVEMTNGCICCTLREDLIVELEKLAELDIDYVLIESSGVSEPIPVAQSFVYADDELGIDLNAFFQLDTMVTVIDGHQFWKDYQSEDLLMDRGMEVAEDDERGIVDLLVDQIEFANVIILNKTDQMTEEEITSLKSLLYKLNPDAKFITAVFGKVDPLQVLQTGQFDFEEAKHGAGWIKELNEEHIPETEEYGISSFVYRSRKPFHPERFQGWLENWPKEILRAKGFFWLVTRNNVAGFLSQAGSMMTLEGAGRWLASYSEAEQEALKVQDPSLFEDWDEQAGGRMTELVLIGSEMDKEGIAASLDACLVTEEEAGQDISAFVDDLPAFPVV; from the coding sequence GTGAGCAAGAAAATACCAGTAACGGTGTTAAGCGGATTTCTAGGTGCAGGAAAAACAACCCTGCTGAATCATCTGCTTCAAAATCAGCAAGGATTGAAAATAGCCGTTATCGTGAACGATATGAGTGAGATAAATGTGGATGCTAAATTAGTCAAAGAAGGCGGCTTTATCCGTACGGAAGAAAATATGGTAGAAATGACTAATGGCTGTATTTGCTGCACATTAAGAGAAGACTTGATTGTAGAGCTGGAAAAACTCGCAGAACTCGATATCGATTATGTGTTGATTGAATCAAGCGGTGTGTCGGAACCTATTCCAGTTGCGCAAAGCTTTGTCTATGCGGATGATGAATTGGGAATCGACTTAAATGCCTTTTTCCAGCTTGATACGATGGTAACGGTCATCGATGGACATCAGTTTTGGAAGGATTATCAATCAGAGGACTTATTGATGGACCGCGGGATGGAAGTTGCTGAAGACGATGAAAGAGGAATTGTCGATTTACTGGTAGACCAGATTGAATTTGCCAATGTGATTATTTTAAATAAAACAGATCAGATGACGGAGGAAGAGATTACTTCATTAAAGAGCTTACTTTATAAATTAAACCCAGATGCGAAATTTATCACAGCAGTCTTCGGGAAAGTAGATCCGTTACAGGTGCTTCAAACCGGCCAATTTGACTTTGAAGAAGCAAAGCATGGCGCCGGATGGATCAAGGAATTGAATGAGGAGCATATTCCGGAAACAGAAGAATATGGAATCAGCTCCTTTGTCTATCGAAGCAGAAAACCGTTTCATCCCGAGCGTTTTCAAGGTTGGCTGGAAAATTGGCCGAAGGAAATCCTCCGGGCGAAAGGCTTCTTTTGGTTAGTCACCAGAAATAATGTAGCAGGGTTTTTGTCTCAGGCAGGTTCAATGATGACACTGGAAGGAGCCGGCAGATGGCTGGCAAGCTATTCGGAAGCAGAACAGGAAGCATTAAAAGTGCAGGACCCCTCTTTGTTTGAGGACTGGGATGAACAGGCCGGGGGTCGAATGACAGAACTTGTTTTGATTGGCAGTGAGATGGATAAGGAAGGGATTGCGGCGTCGTTGGATGCTTGTTTAGTGACGGAGGAGGAAGCAGGGCAGGATATTTCTGCTTTTGTGGATGATTTACCTGCTTTTCCTGTGGTTTAA
- a CDS encoding protein adenylyltransferase SelO: MTDKQNQGWNLENTYQQLPDLFYTNVKPVRADAPELVIYNENLAEELGMDSSALKNEADIFAGNKLPNGSEPIAQAYAGHQFGSFTMLGDGRAVSFGEQVTPKGERYDIQLKGSGRTPYSRGGDGRAVLGPMLREYLISEAMHGLGIPTSRSLAVATTGETVLREAPLPGAILTRVAKSHLRVGTFQYARQWGSKEDLQALADYSIKRHYPEIEADENRYLKFLYKVADKQAALIADWQLKGFIHGVMNTDNVAISGETIDYGPCAFMDQYDRKTVFSSIDQEGRYAYGNQPGIGAWNMARFAESLLVLMDEDEEQAIPEAKEAVETYVKSVEAYWLDGMRQKLGIVDKKDNDKTLIQNLLDLMEEYRADFTNTFRSLTLQQFDADSALFQSTAFKEWYQAWQDKLERQSASLEIAYQVMKRHNPSIIPRNYLVEEVLTAAVEKRDYEPFQALLTALEDPYAYTEEQEKYAVNPPEQDYQTFCGT, encoded by the coding sequence ATGACTGATAAACAGAATCAAGGCTGGAATTTAGAAAATACGTACCAGCAATTGCCTGATCTTTTCTATACAAATGTGAAACCAGTAAGAGCAGATGCCCCAGAATTAGTCATATACAATGAAAACCTCGCAGAAGAATTAGGAATGGACAGTTCTGCTTTGAAAAACGAAGCGGATATCTTTGCAGGCAATAAGCTTCCCAATGGAAGTGAACCAATCGCCCAAGCCTATGCAGGGCATCAATTTGGCTCTTTTACCATGCTTGGCGACGGCCGGGCTGTATCATTTGGAGAACAAGTGACTCCGAAGGGAGAGCGCTATGATATTCAATTGAAAGGTTCTGGCAGAACGCCTTATTCCCGCGGCGGAGATGGACGAGCTGTGCTTGGCCCGATGCTGCGAGAATATTTAATCAGTGAGGCAATGCATGGTTTGGGCATTCCGACAAGCCGTAGTTTAGCGGTAGCCACAACAGGTGAAACAGTATTGCGTGAAGCTCCGTTGCCTGGCGCTATATTAACAAGAGTAGCCAAAAGCCATCTTCGGGTTGGAACGTTTCAATATGCAAGGCAATGGGGAAGTAAAGAGGATTTACAAGCATTGGCAGACTATAGTATCAAGCGGCATTATCCAGAAATCGAAGCGGATGAGAACCGTTATTTGAAATTCTTATACAAGGTAGCAGACAAGCAGGCTGCATTAATTGCAGACTGGCAGTTAAAAGGCTTTATCCATGGTGTGATGAATACAGATAATGTTGCTATCAGCGGAGAGACGATTGATTATGGTCCATGTGCTTTTATGGATCAATATGACCGGAAAACCGTTTTTAGTTCGATTGATCAGGAAGGACGCTATGCTTACGGCAATCAACCGGGAATTGGAGCTTGGAATATGGCACGCTTTGCAGAATCCTTGTTAGTTCTGATGGATGAAGATGAAGAACAGGCGATTCCTGAGGCGAAAGAGGCTGTAGAAACCTACGTCAAGTCTGTGGAAGCATATTGGTTAGACGGGATGAGACAAAAGCTTGGTATTGTGGATAAAAAGGATAATGATAAAACATTAATCCAAAATTTACTGGATTTAATGGAGGAATACCGTGCCGATTTTACGAACACTTTTCGTTCCTTAACCCTGCAGCAGTTCGATGCGGATTCTGCGCTTTTTCAATCAACAGCTTTTAAAGAGTGGTATCAAGCATGGCAGGATAAGCTTGAAAGGCAATCGGCATCTTTAGAAATAGCTTATCAAGTAATGAAACGACATAATCCATCGATTATTCCGAGGAATTATCTGGTGGAAGAGGTATTGACCGCAGCAGTGGAAAAAAGAGATTACGAACCTTTCCAAGCCTTGTTGACAGCATTG